In Bacillus sp. SB49, a single window of DNA contains:
- a CDS encoding MurR/RpiR family transcriptional regulator, with protein MKASLTGGLVMLKEMKDKLPPSERKIAGFILDQPHEAIHCTASQLGELSSTSSAAVIRLCKSLGLKGLQELKLRISGDLQKKPEEQYRDIQPGEPSDLIVEKVTNNSVQAIKETTELVDYKTLSEAIKFLKNAERIHFFGVGASGIIAQDAQQKFMRMNKATSAFNDLHNAAMNIANVSDRDVVFGISFSGETYETAKVMEIAKRKGAKTISLTRYGQSPVTACADVSLYISASREIPAPFRSGATSSRLAQLHMIDILFVNLVTEQWGEASDYFEEITEVINDLKGKPSLKNVKSMKQ; from the coding sequence ATGAAAGCTTCGCTTACAGGCGGTCTAGTCATGCTTAAAGAAATGAAGGATAAATTACCTCCTTCAGAAAGAAAAATTGCGGGCTTCATTCTGGATCAGCCGCATGAAGCGATACACTGCACAGCGTCTCAGCTCGGGGAGTTGAGTTCAACAAGCAGCGCGGCTGTCATCCGCCTCTGCAAATCACTTGGTTTAAAGGGGCTTCAGGAATTGAAACTTCGAATCTCCGGTGACCTGCAGAAGAAACCAGAGGAACAGTACCGGGATATTCAGCCCGGAGAGCCTTCGGATTTAATTGTAGAGAAAGTAACTAACAACAGTGTGCAGGCAATTAAGGAAACCACCGAGCTGGTCGATTACAAGACCCTGTCTGAAGCCATCAAGTTTTTGAAAAATGCCGAGAGAATTCATTTTTTCGGTGTTGGCGCGTCGGGCATTATTGCTCAGGATGCCCAACAGAAGTTCATGCGCATGAATAAGGCTACTTCGGCATTCAACGATTTACATAATGCTGCCATGAACATCGCGAACGTTTCTGACCGGGATGTGGTTTTCGGTATTTCCTTCTCCGGGGAGACATACGAAACAGCCAAAGTTATGGAAATTGCTAAACGAAAAGGAGCCAAAACGATCAGCCTCACAAGATATGGACAGTCTCCGGTTACAGCCTGTGCGGATGTTTCGCTGTATATATCCGCCTCTAGAGAGATTCCAGCACCTTTCCGCAGCGGTGCTACATCCTCGCGGCTTGCCCAGCTCCACATGATCGATATTCTTTTTGTCAATCTTGTCACAGAACAATGGGGAGAAGCATCGGATTACTTTGAGGAAATAACCGAAGTCATTAATGATTTGAAAGGAAAGCCGTCTCTGAAAAACGTCAAATCTATGAAGCAATGA
- a CDS encoding carbohydrate ABC transporter permease → MHKGSFFSRTIVRVPLIIWSLAVLYPIFWMILGAFKSNAEIYRNPWGIPESFSFSNFVDAWSNYNIDTSVFNSFLVTGLGATLTLMMAIPTSYALERMVFRGNRVLFTLYISAMMIPMVLGWIPLFFLLMQLNLLDNIFGLSIVYAVSQLPFSIFVLTSFMATIPKSLEEAAAIDGMSPYGVLWKVITPLSTTGIITVTIMNMIQFWNEYFMALIFLQTEENYTLALAIDFISNETQYTNAWGTLFASLVIAIIPVIVLYAIFQRRIVKGMTEGAIKG, encoded by the coding sequence GTGCACAAAGGCAGTTTTTTCTCACGGACGATCGTCCGTGTCCCACTGATCATCTGGTCCTTGGCCGTTCTGTATCCGATTTTCTGGATGATTCTTGGTGCGTTCAAGTCGAATGCGGAGATATACCGAAATCCATGGGGGATTCCGGAGAGCTTCTCGTTTTCCAACTTCGTGGACGCCTGGAGTAACTATAATATAGATACAAGCGTATTCAACAGCTTCCTTGTCACAGGGCTTGGAGCGACGCTTACGTTAATGATGGCGATTCCGACATCTTATGCGCTCGAACGGATGGTTTTCCGTGGGAACCGTGTCTTGTTTACTTTATACATTTCTGCGATGATGATCCCAATGGTACTCGGATGGATTCCGTTGTTTTTCCTGCTCATGCAGCTGAATCTGCTTGATAACATCTTCGGATTGAGCATTGTCTATGCTGTCAGCCAACTGCCATTCAGCATTTTCGTACTTACGAGTTTCATGGCCACGATCCCAAAATCATTGGAAGAAGCGGCAGCTATCGACGGGATGTCTCCTTACGGTGTCTTGTGGAAAGTGATCACGCCGTTGTCTACTACCGGAATTATTACCGTAACGATTATGAATATGATTCAGTTCTGGAATGAATATTTTATGGCATTGATTTTTCTCCAGACAGAAGAAAACTATACATTGGCACTGGCTATTGACTTTATTAGTAACGAAACCCAGTATACCAATGCCTGGGGAACATTATTTGCGAGTCTCGTCATCGCTATCATTCCGGTCATCGTTCTTTATGCGATTTTCCAACGCCGGATTGTGAAAGGGATGACGGAAGGAGCTATTAAAGGATAA
- a CDS encoding carbohydrate ABC transporter permease: protein MVQSKRQRYLFLAFCLVPTFLLFAVFTLYPLFNGLYYSLFKWSGSSSIAEFVGFDNYRRLFSDGIIPDTILHDYFLVVTKVIGIMVLATFFAVALTQLKIKEAPFYRIVFFFPNIMSVVVIGILWMFIYNPSLGLVNSGLEFIGLESLQRPWLGSEDWALPSLVLPSIWAGIGLFMLMLMGGISNISKSYYEAAEIDGATEWQQFWKVTLPLIWPQIKISILYIIITTLNGSFIIVQVMTQGGPNNSTHVMGSYLYEQAFVKYNFGYGATIGVMILILSLVTVLILQFFMRREKVEY, encoded by the coding sequence ATGGTCCAGTCGAAGCGGCAGAGATATTTGTTTTTGGCGTTCTGCCTTGTTCCGACGTTTCTTTTGTTTGCGGTTTTCACCCTTTATCCCTTGTTCAACGGGCTTTATTATTCATTATTTAAATGGTCAGGTTCCTCTTCGATTGCTGAATTTGTCGGCTTTGATAATTATCGCCGGTTGTTCAGTGATGGAATTATCCCTGATACGATCCTCCATGATTATTTCCTCGTCGTTACGAAGGTAATCGGCATCATGGTACTAGCGACGTTCTTCGCGGTTGCGTTGACTCAGTTGAAAATTAAAGAAGCACCATTTTATCGGATCGTATTTTTCTTCCCAAATATTATGTCCGTCGTTGTTATCGGTATTCTCTGGATGTTCATCTACAACCCAAGCCTTGGTTTGGTAAACTCGGGGCTTGAATTTATCGGTCTTGAAAGCCTGCAGCGTCCATGGCTTGGAAGTGAAGACTGGGCTCTGCCGAGTCTGGTACTGCCGTCGATATGGGCCGGTATCGGCTTGTTCATGCTTATGCTCATGGGAGGAATTTCGAACATTTCGAAGAGCTACTATGAAGCGGCGGAGATAGACGGTGCGACCGAGTGGCAGCAATTTTGGAAAGTAACGCTTCCGCTTATATGGCCACAGATCAAAATTTCGATCCTTTATATCATTATCACAACATTGAACGGCTCCTTCATCATCGTCCAGGTCATGACCCAGGGTGGGCCGAACAATTCGACACATGTGATGGGGTCCTATTTATATGAGCAGGCATTCGTCAAATACAATTTCGGTTACGGGGCTACAATCGGGGTAATGATATTGATTCTGTCCCTCGTGACGGTACTTATCCTGCAGTTTTTTATGAGGCGGGAGAAAGTAGAGTATTAA
- a CDS encoding extracellular solute-binding protein: MIGILFVFVVLAGCAPGAGSDESSEEDSGDGSGEESSSGEISGELEIQYFVGGYGDSWWKEVIADFQEEYPDVTITEHAGPNINEEMRSRWVSDDPPDVVYIDGAGSSETQMVEDGQLMNLSEWVSGIELEDGSKLNESFIVDPADYDGDIYSLPLVFDTWGTWYDNAWFEEKGWDVPKDFPGFMETMKTIKDEEDIAPFVTTGQYPYYFLRGVLYPAFGAAGGDELLTDVITGKEGAWTSEPVLEVMKNVEQMQKDGLIDPGFGALNHTQSQMNFLLHDNAFIPVGFWLPNEMANDTPEDFEYGFIPSPMQAEGEPYAIVPDLRPLAIAEKAENPEAAKAFVEFVYTKEYAKSFSEHTGAIMNLQGVDLSSSEEVPPFLIEANEMINDPEQVQIYQKPHPMSSELETPVSNSLVSLMLGNITAEEFVEEAEKAAAEYRKSLE, translated from the coding sequence ATGATAGGTATTCTGTTTGTATTCGTGGTGCTGGCTGGTTGTGCTCCGGGGGCAGGATCAGATGAGTCGAGCGAGGAGGACTCAGGAGATGGTTCAGGAGAGGAAAGTTCATCCGGAGAAATTTCCGGTGAGCTGGAAATCCAGTATTTTGTCGGGGGTTACGGGGATTCGTGGTGGAAAGAAGTGATTGCTGATTTTCAGGAAGAATATCCGGATGTGACCATTACAGAACATGCCGGTCCGAACATTAACGAAGAAATGAGATCACGCTGGGTATCCGACGATCCGCCTGATGTCGTTTATATTGACGGTGCCGGTTCCAGTGAAACACAAATGGTGGAAGACGGGCAGTTGATGAATTTGTCGGAATGGGTGAGCGGTATAGAGTTGGAAGACGGTTCCAAGCTGAACGAAAGCTTTATCGTCGACCCGGCTGACTATGACGGCGATATTTACAGCCTTCCATTAGTCTTCGATACATGGGGAACGTGGTATGACAATGCTTGGTTTGAAGAAAAAGGCTGGGATGTTCCGAAAGATTTCCCCGGCTTTATGGAAACGATGAAGACGATCAAGGACGAAGAGGATATCGCACCGTTCGTTACAACCGGCCAATATCCATATTATTTCCTTCGTGGTGTCCTTTACCCGGCATTCGGTGCAGCCGGTGGGGATGAACTATTGACGGATGTCATCACAGGTAAAGAAGGTGCGTGGACGAGTGAGCCGGTGCTGGAAGTGATGAAGAATGTGGAGCAGATGCAGAAGGATGGGCTGATCGATCCTGGATTTGGTGCTCTCAATCATACACAGTCCCAAATGAACTTCCTTCTCCATGATAATGCATTTATCCCGGTTGGTTTCTGGCTGCCGAATGAAATGGCCAATGATACACCGGAAGATTTCGAATACGGATTTATTCCATCTCCAATGCAGGCAGAGGGTGAACCATATGCGATCGTACCGGATCTTCGCCCACTGGCGATCGCAGAGAAGGCCGAAAATCCGGAAGCTGCCAAAGCGTTCGTTGAGTTCGTGTATACGAAGGAATATGCGAAGAGCTTTTCTGAGCATACCGGTGCAATTATGAACCTTCAGGGAGTCGACCTTTCTTCCAGTGAGGAAGTCCCGCCGTTCCTTATTGAAGCGAACGAGATGATCAACGATCCGGAGCAGGTTCAAATCTATCAGAAACCGCATCCGATGAGCTCTGAATTGGAAACGCCTGTAAGTAATTCGCTGGTCTCTCTCATGCTGGGTAATATTACTGCGGAAGAATTCGTGGAGGAAGCAGAAAAAGCAGCTGCGGAATATCGTAAGAGTCTCGAGTAG
- the murQ gene encoding N-acetylmuramic acid 6-phosphate etherase — protein sequence MTDSLASLTTEQRNERTRELDRMTTAEILTVMNDEDQKVASAVRQVLPQITKAVDRIAEALKRGGRLFYVGAGTSGRLGVLDASECPPTFQVDYDMVQAVMAGGGEAFLKAKENSEDDERQGEEDLQKKKVSPMDVVVGITASGRTPYPIGALKEARRIGAFTVSLSCNEASEISTFADCPIEVIVGPEVLTGSTRLKSASAHKMVLNMLSTVSMVKLGKVYENLMVDVHASNHKLRERAKSILMESTKTKYEEAESALEQADMQVKPAILMLLKSVSYEEAQTLLAAHEGQLREALETNS from the coding sequence ATGACAGATTCCTTGGCATCTTTGACGACGGAACAGAGAAATGAGCGAACAAGAGAACTCGATCGTATGACAACCGCAGAAATCCTTACGGTGATGAATGATGAAGATCAGAAAGTGGCATCCGCTGTAAGGCAGGTGCTGCCACAGATAACGAAAGCAGTAGATCGGATTGCGGAAGCCTTGAAGCGTGGGGGACGTCTTTTTTATGTAGGGGCAGGTACAAGCGGCCGCCTTGGCGTTTTGGATGCTTCTGAATGTCCACCGACATTTCAAGTGGACTACGATATGGTCCAGGCGGTCATGGCAGGCGGTGGGGAAGCTTTTCTTAAGGCGAAAGAAAACTCTGAGGACGATGAACGACAAGGAGAAGAGGATTTACAGAAGAAGAAAGTCTCCCCGATGGACGTGGTTGTCGGCATCACAGCAAGCGGCAGGACGCCTTATCCTATTGGTGCTCTGAAGGAGGCCCGCCGTATCGGTGCATTTACGGTTTCACTTTCTTGTAATGAAGCATCAGAAATCAGCACCTTCGCGGATTGTCCGATCGAAGTCATCGTCGGACCGGAAGTATTGACTGGTTCGACGCGGTTGAAATCAGCATCCGCTCATAAAATGGTGCTTAATATGCTCAGTACCGTCAGTATGGTGAAACTTGGCAAAGTCTATGAGAACTTGATGGTCGACGTCCACGCAAGCAACCATAAACTCCGTGAACGCGCGAAAAGCATTTTGATGGAAAGCACGAAGACGAAGTATGAAGAGGCGGAATCTGCTTTGGAACAAGCGGATATGCAGGTGAAACCGGCTATTTTAATGCTTTTAAAGTCTGTTTCTTATGAAGAAGCACAAACATTGCTCGCGGCTCATGAGGGGCAGCTGAGGGAAGCGCTGGAAACGAACAGTTGA
- a CDS encoding N-acetylglucosamine kinase has protein sequence MEYVIGIDGGGTKTACLFMEAGKTTSSPDPMVVVGPGTNPHIIGFEKAWGRIQSLISEGMEQFSIDPKEVAGVGVGLAGVGRAEDKQQMKAIAQKKFSNQIFSENCHLFIGSDSHAALRGALPPHEESGILVISGTGSSAIGIAPDHRLHRCGGWGHILGDEGSGYYISLKALSEVTKAADGRRGETILTELLLEKWQLDKPEQLIRFIHEGTRMEKQTIAGVAECVIAASETGDSTATRILHTAAEELLLHLYSIRRKGFNTIPAVVTAGSIFTHSHVLKKYFIRQMEERGWGRHVEAYGPPEFGAALLAQPSLVIKEGENR, from the coding sequence ATGGAATATGTAATTGGAATAGACGGAGGAGGAACGAAAACGGCGTGTCTATTTATGGAAGCAGGGAAAACAACCAGCTCTCCGGATCCTATGGTAGTGGTAGGACCTGGAACGAATCCACATATCATTGGCTTTGAAAAGGCGTGGGGCCGGATTCAGTCTTTAATTTCGGAAGGTATGGAGCAATTCAGCATTGATCCAAAGGAAGTTGCAGGAGTGGGAGTCGGTCTTGCGGGAGTCGGAAGAGCAGAAGATAAGCAGCAAATGAAGGCAATAGCCCAAAAAAAATTTTCAAATCAAATTTTTTCTGAAAATTGCCACTTGTTTATCGGATCGGACAGTCATGCGGCTTTAAGAGGTGCACTACCACCGCACGAGGAGTCGGGTATTCTTGTCATTTCAGGGACTGGTTCAAGCGCCATCGGAATTGCTCCGGACCACAGGCTGCATCGGTGCGGCGGCTGGGGGCATATCCTTGGTGATGAAGGAAGTGGATATTACATATCTTTGAAAGCGTTATCAGAAGTGACGAAGGCGGCAGATGGACGAAGAGGGGAAACCATTCTGACAGAACTGCTTCTGGAAAAGTGGCAGTTGGATAAACCGGAACAGCTGATCCGGTTTATCCATGAGGGAACTCGAATGGAAAAGCAGACAATCGCCGGTGTTGCAGAATGTGTTATTGCAGCCTCGGAGACGGGGGACAGCACGGCAACACGCATTTTGCATACAGCTGCGGAGGAATTGCTGCTTCATCTCTACTCTATAAGACGTAAAGGATTTAACACGATACCGGCAGTCGTGACGGCTGGATCAATTTTCACTCATTCCCATGTATTGAAGAAATACTTCATCAGACAAATGGAGGAACGAGGATGGGGCAGGCATGTGGAAGCATACGGGCCTCCGGAATTTGGGGCGGCTTTACTGGCTCAACCGTCCTTGGTAATAAAGGAGGGGGAGAATAGATGA